CTATTTTATTTTCCCCGGGACCGCCACCGGAGGTACCAGATCCCTACCCCCACCAGGAGGTAGGGTACGGGAGCCAGGAGCCAAACCCCCCACCAGCCTGGGCCCAGGTCGGTGAGGTGGGTTTCCGTGTGGTGGGCCAGGGCCAGGCTAAGGCCCGCCCAGGAAGAGGCGCCGCACCGTAGCCACATACTGCCCCTCCGGAAGCAGGATAGCCACCAAGGCCAAGAGCAAGAGGGGTGGCAGAAGGATGGCGTAGACCAGCCCTACCCGTTCAAAGCGCAGATGCATGAAGTAGGCCACGATAAGCCTCGCCTTCAGCAAGGCAAAAGCGGTGATGAGGAAGCGCCTTAGGCCAATGGGTTCTACCTTGAAGTAGTCCAGGAGGTAGGAGAGGGCGCTGAGGACGAAGAGAAGGCCCCAGACCGCAAGGTAGACGCCGATGGGCTGGTGCTGCTCGCCCCCAGGGACCTCACTCCACGGTTCACCTCCTAAAAAAGGTAGAAGAAGGCGAAGATGAGGACCCAGACTAGGTCCACGAAGTGCCAGTAGAGCCCCGCCACCTCCACGCCCACGTAGCTACCCGCCCGGTCGTACACCCCCTTGAGGACCCTCGAGGCCACCGCCAGCAGGTAAATCACCCCCGCGGTCACGTGCAGACCGTGGAAGCCGGTGAGCATGAAGAAGGACGAGCCGAACTGGGGGGCCCCCATGGGGTTACCCCAGGGCCGGAAGCCCAGGTCGCGGATCAGGTGGGTCCACTCGTAGGCCTGCATGCCCACAAAGGTGAGGCCTAGGAGGGCGGTGAGGAGGAGGAAGAGGGCGGTATACCCCTTGCGGCGGTGGTAGGCGTGGTACACGCCGATGGCCATGGTGCCGCTGGAGCTGATGAGGATCACGGTCATGATGGCGATGAGGAGGAGGGGGAACTCTCTTTCCCCGATGTGCAGGGCGAAGACCTTGCTAGGGTCGGGCCAGGGCTCGGTGGCGGCCAGCCGGGCCGCAGCGTACCCGGCGAGGAAGCAGCCGAAGATAAAGCTGTCGGAGACAAGGAAGATCCACATCATGGCCTTGGCCCAGACCACCCGGAAGGTGGCTAGATCCCCGCTCCACTCCCCCACTAAGCGGGCCAAGAAGCCGGGTTGGCTTAGGCCTTTTTCTTTCATACATGCCCACCCCCTTAACTCCAAAGCAGAAGGGCGAGGAGGAGAAGCCAGATACCCAGGAGGTAATGCCAGTACTAGGCGCAAGGCCTGAGGGTCTGTCCTCCCCGAGCCAGAGCCCAGGCCAGGGCCACTCCGCCGCCCAGGAGGTGGAGGCCGTGGAGGCCGGTCACCAGGTAGAAGAAGGCGCTCGCCGGGTTGCTCGCTGGGGCGTAGCCCGCCCTAAGGAGGAGGTGCCAGGCGAAAAGCTGGCCCACAAGGAAGCTGGCGCCCAAAGCCCCTCCCACCCAAACCCAAGGCTGGCCCTGTTTCGGGACGCCGCCCTCCCAAAGCCTAGCCCCCCGCTCCAGGGCCAGGCTGGCGAGGAGGAGAAGAAGGGTGTTAAGCCACAAGAGGGGCGGCTTGGGAAGGGGGCGCCAGTCGGGAAGGCCCAT
The genomic region above belongs to Thermus sediminis and contains:
- a CDS encoding cytochrome C oxidase subunit IV family protein; amino-acid sequence: MALRGPSLGPHLRLLLPFLGGEPWSEVPGGEQHQPIGVYLAVWGLLFVLSALSYLLDYFKVEPIGLRRFLITAFALLKARLIVAYFMHLRFERVGLVYAILLPPLLLLALVAILLPEGQYVATVRRLFLGGP
- a CDS encoding cytochrome c oxidase subunit 3; protein product: MKEKGLSQPGFLARLVGEWSGDLATFRVVWAKAMMWIFLVSDSFIFGCFLAGYAAARLAATEPWPDPSKVFALHIGEREFPLLLIAIMTVILISSSGTMAIGVYHAYHRRKGYTALFLLLTALLGLTFVGMQAYEWTHLIRDLGFRPWGNPMGAPQFGSSFFMLTGFHGLHVTAGVIYLLAVASRVLKGVYDRAGSYVGVEVAGLYWHFVDLVWVLIFAFFYLF
- a CDS encoding cytochrome c oxidase subunit 3 family protein, which codes for MPKVEERTPAPPPGLGGGGNGGKEGFPLLHVGLFVLLLATTSPFAALASAYLVRMGLPDWRPLPKPPLLWLNTLLLLLASLALERGARLWEGGVPKQGQPWVWVGGALGASFLVGQLFAWHLLLRAGYAPASNPASAFFYLVTGLHGLHLLGGGVALAWALARGGQTLRPCA